In Sphingomonas sp. PAMC26645, one DNA window encodes the following:
- a CDS encoding GMC family oxidoreductase, with the protein MAETNRFDAIVIGSGVSGGFAAKELTEKGLRVLMLDRGKMVEHGEGYTYDGKPAYEVPARNIMPKPLVDSDYFIAKHGYVQPSNREFHNDDRLNPYAYDEGSKFYWIRPGAVGGKSLIWGRWCFRWSPEDFEANKRDGLDGDWPIRYDDVAPWYSYVEKYIGVSGSRENLAYLPDSEFQPPMPMNVAEKWLKQGLESKFPGRKLINTRLSNMTEDKPDQNRTKCQFRNQCGNGCSFGAYFSTQAVTLPAARATGRLTLKSDSVVTNLVYDATRKKVTGVSYIDAKTGKAETVNADLVFLCASAIASTQILLNSRAPGSDRSYFDESGTLGRYVMDHIFRVGIEGDIPGMEEFIEFGRRPGGVYVPRFRNIGGDEGVGFKRGYGYQGSAYRNPAAPVGFGASMKQGMRKYAPWRFSMGAFGECLPYADNKVSLHASKVDRFGVPLVRFDVRFRDNELKMMTDARAQGEAMLKGAGLTNVKSSESEHVPGDAIHEMGGARMGRDPRTSVLNEWSQAHAASNLYVTDGAQMASISCVNPSLTFMALTARAADHAVKSLRKA; encoded by the coding sequence ATGGCCGAGACCAACAGGTTCGACGCGATCGTAATCGGTTCGGGCGTCAGCGGCGGTTTCGCTGCGAAGGAATTGACCGAGAAGGGCCTCCGCGTCCTGATGCTCGACCGCGGCAAGATGGTCGAGCACGGCGAGGGCTACACCTATGACGGCAAGCCCGCCTACGAGGTCCCCGCGCGTAACATTATGCCCAAGCCATTGGTGGACAGCGACTATTTCATCGCCAAGCACGGCTATGTCCAGCCCAGCAACCGCGAGTTCCACAACGACGACCGGCTGAACCCGTACGCCTATGACGAGGGCAGCAAATTCTACTGGATCCGGCCGGGCGCGGTCGGCGGCAAGTCGCTGATCTGGGGCCGCTGGTGCTTCCGCTGGAGCCCGGAGGATTTCGAGGCGAACAAGCGCGACGGCCTCGATGGCGACTGGCCGATCCGCTATGACGACGTCGCGCCGTGGTACAGCTATGTCGAGAAATACATCGGCGTGTCCGGCTCGCGCGAGAACCTCGCCTATTTGCCCGACAGCGAGTTCCAACCGCCGATGCCGATGAACGTCGCCGAGAAGTGGCTGAAGCAAGGTCTCGAATCCAAGTTCCCCGGCCGCAAATTGATCAACACGCGGCTGTCGAACATGACAGAGGACAAGCCCGACCAGAACCGCACGAAATGCCAGTTCCGCAACCAGTGCGGCAATGGCTGCTCGTTCGGTGCCTATTTCTCAACCCAGGCGGTGACCTTGCCAGCCGCGCGCGCGACCGGCCGCCTGACGCTCAAGTCGGACTCCGTCGTCACGAACCTCGTGTACGACGCGACACGCAAAAAGGTCACCGGCGTCAGCTACATTGACGCCAAGACCGGCAAGGCGGAAACGGTCAACGCCGATCTCGTCTTCCTATGCGCCTCGGCGATCGCGTCGACGCAGATCCTACTGAACTCGCGCGCGCCGGGCAGCGACCGCAGCTATTTCGACGAGAGCGGAACGCTGGGCCGCTATGTGATGGACCACATCTTCCGCGTCGGGATCGAAGGCGACATCCCCGGCATGGAGGAGTTCATCGAATTCGGTCGCCGTCCAGGCGGCGTCTACGTGCCGCGTTTCCGCAATATCGGCGGCGACGAGGGCGTCGGCTTCAAGCGCGGCTATGGCTATCAGGGCAGCGCGTATCGCAACCCCGCCGCGCCGGTCGGGTTCGGTGCATCGATGAAGCAGGGCATGCGCAAATACGCGCCTTGGCGCTTCAGCATGGGCGCGTTCGGCGAGTGCCTGCCCTATGCCGACAACAAGGTTTCGCTGCACGCCAGCAAGGTCGACCGGTTCGGCGTGCCGCTGGTCCGCTTCGACGTCCGCTTCCGCGACAACGAACTGAAGATGATGACCGATGCGCGGGCGCAGGGCGAGGCGATGCTGAAAGGTGCAGGGCTCACCAACGTCAAGAGTTCGGAGAGCGAGCACGTCCCCGGCGACGCGATCCACGAAATGGGCGGCGCTCGCATGGGCCGCGACCCACGCACCTCGGTGCTCAACGAATGGAGCCAGGCGCACGCCGCCTCGAACCTCTACGTCACCGACGGCGCGCAGATGGCGTCGATCTCGTGCGTGAACCCGTCGCTGACCTTCATGGCCCTGACCGCACGCGCCGCCGATCATGCGGTCAAATCGCTTCGGAAGGCCTAG
- a CDS encoding sugar phosphate isomerase/epimerase, with the protein MILSRRNLLAGSGAVAALAFVPTASAAQLKAIGLQLYTIRDIFSKDPFGTLGQVAKIGYREVEFGGGGYEGMDHAQLRRTMDKLGLTAPSVHIGYDALLQRFDQSVTMAKTLGATTVVLPYMTDEHRNEAGWTAALPNFNRFATDLKKAGLGFAYHNHDFEFTTKPGGVSLYERLLKETDPALVKLELDLYWALHAGENLTTLIERLSQRIYAYHVKDMRPDRSMAAVGAGTVDFAALFQLKGSAGVRHFYVENDQAPAPYLPDITTSFRTLRALRF; encoded by the coding sequence ATGATCCTCAGCCGTAGAAACCTGCTTGCCGGCTCCGGCGCGGTCGCCGCCCTCGCGTTCGTCCCGACTGCCTCCGCGGCACAGTTGAAGGCGATCGGCCTGCAACTCTACACCATCCGCGACATCTTCTCGAAGGACCCGTTCGGTACGCTCGGGCAGGTCGCGAAGATCGGCTACCGCGAGGTCGAATTTGGCGGTGGCGGCTACGAGGGCATGGACCACGCGCAGCTGCGCCGGACGATGGACAAGCTCGGCCTGACCGCGCCGTCGGTGCATATCGGTTACGACGCGCTACTCCAGCGGTTCGACCAGTCGGTTACGATGGCCAAGACGCTCGGCGCGACCACGGTCGTGCTCCCGTACATGACCGACGAGCATCGCAACGAGGCGGGCTGGACCGCGGCGCTGCCGAACTTCAACCGGTTCGCGACCGACCTGAAAAAGGCCGGGCTGGGCTTCGCCTATCACAACCACGATTTCGAGTTCACCACCAAACCGGGCGGCGTCAGCCTGTACGAGCGGCTGCTGAAAGAGACCGATCCCGCGCTCGTGAAGCTCGAGCTCGATCTCTACTGGGCGCTGCATGCCGGCGAGAACCTGACGACGCTGATCGAGCGTCTCTCGCAGCGGATCTACGCCTATCACGTCAAGGATATGCGGCCCGATCGCAGCATGGCGGCGGTCGGTGCGGGGACGGTCGATTTCGCCGCGCTGTTCCAGCTGAAGGGCAGCGCCGGCGTTCGGCATTTCTACGTCGAGAACGACCAGGCCCCCGCGCCGTACCTGCCCGACATCACCACGAGTTTCCGGACGTTGCGCGCGCTTCGGTTCTGA
- a CDS encoding gluconate 2-dehydrogenase subunit 3 family protein → MIDRRTALAGVVAMFGTALYAPIARAAGIAATPGAAAGIPVISEGPPSVAVFTAPQRALMTALSERVLPTTDTPGAIAAGVPAFIEKLLADWAAPADRVPILAGLDAIEARSLADYKVPGAKATAAQHDALLTLAMNDQIPSGGVFFEAFRQLVVTGYYTSEIGMTQEREYLPVPGEYNGAFPYSQVNKVYSA, encoded by the coding sequence ATGATCGACCGCAGAACAGCACTCGCCGGTGTCGTCGCCATGTTCGGCACGGCTTTGTATGCGCCGATCGCACGCGCCGCCGGGATCGCTGCAACACCGGGCGCCGCGGCGGGGATCCCCGTCATCAGCGAAGGCCCGCCAAGTGTCGCGGTCTTCACGGCCCCTCAGCGCGCGCTGATGACCGCGCTCAGCGAACGCGTGCTGCCGACCACCGATACGCCAGGCGCGATTGCGGCCGGCGTCCCCGCGTTTATCGAAAAGTTGCTCGCCGATTGGGCTGCGCCCGCTGATCGGGTGCCGATCCTCGCCGGCCTCGACGCAATCGAGGCGCGAAGCTTGGCGGACTACAAGGTCCCCGGCGCAAAGGCGACCGCGGCACAGCACGACGCGCTCCTCACGCTGGCGATGAACGACCAGATCCCGTCCGGCGGGGTCTTCTTCGAGGCGTTCCGCCAACTCGTCGTCACCGGCTATTACACGTCGGAAATCGGCATGACGCAGGAGCGCGAATATTTGCCCGTGCCGGGCGAGTATAACGGCGCATTCCCCTATTCTCAGGTCAACAAGGTGTATTCCGCATGA
- a CDS encoding DUF1080 domain-containing protein, whose protein sequence is MKGMGMKTVVMASVIVALAGPVAAQDKPGFKDTPMLPGGQWHVHDADRPAPVIVAPAATPGGPPADAVVLFDGRSLDAWKPDRIAWPIANGVLTIPSRAKSGGENNLVSKQSFGDVQMHLEFRSPNPPTKTSQDRGNSGIWFMQRYELQILDGSQNPTYADGTVGAVYGWKPPLVNAARRPGEWQTYDIVFERPRFAADGSLLRPAYVTALLNGVLVQNHQAMLGTTIWRKVASYTAHADAAPIQLQDHDSPVSFRNIWVRPLTQAAIAQDLKKDGK, encoded by the coding sequence ATGAAGGGGATGGGGATGAAGACGGTGGTGATGGCGAGCGTCATCGTGGCGCTGGCGGGGCCAGTTGCGGCGCAGGATAAGCCCGGCTTCAAGGACACGCCGATGCTGCCGGGCGGCCAGTGGCACGTCCATGATGCCGACCGCCCCGCGCCGGTCATCGTCGCCCCGGCCGCGACCCCCGGCGGTCCGCCCGCCGACGCGGTCGTGCTGTTCGACGGACGCTCGCTCGACGCATGGAAACCCGATCGCATCGCTTGGCCGATCGCGAACGGTGTCCTCACGATCCCCTCGCGCGCGAAAAGCGGCGGCGAGAACAACCTCGTCTCGAAACAGAGCTTCGGCGACGTGCAGATGCACCTTGAATTCCGCTCGCCCAACCCGCCGACCAAGACATCACAGGATCGCGGCAACAGCGGCATCTGGTTCATGCAGCGCTACGAACTGCAGATCCTCGATGGCTCGCAGAACCCGACCTACGCCGATGGCACCGTTGGCGCGGTCTACGGCTGGAAGCCGCCGCTAGTGAACGCCGCGCGCCGGCCCGGCGAGTGGCAAACCTACGACATCGTGTTCGAGCGCCCCCGCTTCGCTGCCGACGGCAGCCTGCTCCGCCCGGCCTACGTCACCGCGTTGCTTAACGGCGTGCTCGTCCAGAACCACCAGGCGATGCTCGGCACCACCATCTGGCGCAAGGTGGCCAGTTACACCGCGCACGCCGATGCCGCACCGATCCAGCTCCAGGATCACGATTCACCGGTGTCGTTTCGCAACATCTGGGTCCGTCCGTTGACCCAAGCGGCGATTGCGCAGGACCTGAAGAAGGACGGTAAATGA
- a CDS encoding TIM barrel protein, with amino-acid sequence MTLSRRTLLAAGAAASLVPAGIAAQRRGSNAARFSLGYAPHEGSFASRGGRIEQIAYAADQGFTAWEDNEAATRSVAEQEQMAKALAQRGMTMGVFVASMPKWAKSRPLLGANDGAEREAFLADIRASLDVAKRLNAKRMTVVTGFMDPKVPVDIQTARVIDVMRRAGDIVAPSGTAMVMEPLNTRTNHPGVYMQTISQGYAVARGANSPAVKILADLYHEQIQSGNLIPTLATCWSEIGYIQFGDNPGRNEPSTGEINFASVVKWLKAKRYTGVIGMEHGNSIAGRAGEDRLIAAYREIDAA; translated from the coding sequence ATGACGCTCTCGCGCCGTACCCTGCTCGCCGCCGGTGCCGCGGCATCGCTGGTCCCCGCCGGGATCGCCGCCCAGCGCCGCGGCAGCAATGCCGCACGGTTCTCGCTCGGTTACGCGCCGCACGAGGGCAGCTTCGCCAGTCGCGGCGGACGGATCGAGCAGATCGCCTATGCCGCCGACCAGGGGTTCACCGCCTGGGAGGACAATGAGGCGGCAACGCGGTCGGTCGCCGAGCAGGAGCAGATGGCCAAGGCGCTGGCGCAGCGCGGCATGACGATGGGCGTGTTCGTCGCCAGTATGCCGAAATGGGCGAAGTCGCGGCCGCTCCTCGGCGCTAACGACGGCGCCGAGCGCGAGGCTTTCCTCGCCGATATCCGCGCCTCGCTCGACGTCGCCAAGCGGCTGAATGCAAAGCGGATGACCGTCGTGACCGGCTTCATGGACCCGAAGGTTCCGGTCGATATCCAGACGGCGCGCGTGATCGACGTCATGCGCCGCGCGGGCGATATCGTCGCGCCGTCGGGCACGGCGATGGTGATGGAGCCGCTCAACACGCGGACCAACCATCCCGGCGTCTACATGCAGACGATCTCGCAGGGCTATGCGGTCGCGCGCGGGGCCAACAGCCCGGCGGTGAAGATCCTCGCCGACCTGTATCACGAGCAGATCCAGTCGGGGAACCTGATCCCGACGCTGGCCACCTGCTGGAGCGAGATCGGCTATATCCAGTTCGGCGACAATCCGGGTCGCAACGAGCCGTCGACCGGCGAGATCAACTTCGCCTCGGTCGTGAAGTGGCTGAAGGCGAAGCGCTACACCGGCGTGATCGGCATGGAACACGGCAATTCGATCGCAGGCCGCGCAGGCGAGGATCGCCTGATCGCCGCCTACCGCGAGATCGACGCAGCATGA
- a CDS encoding c-type cytochrome: MKLLMALVAGSIAAVAAVTISVPTTAQSTAASPPAFAACRACHTVVKGGRNGIGPNLYGVVGRAAAATPGFNYSAALKASKLRWDEQTLNEYLTAPQKKVPGTRMPIATPDAAKRAAIIAYLKAEGAK, translated from the coding sequence ATGAAGTTGCTCATGGCCTTGGTCGCGGGAAGCATCGCGGCGGTTGCGGCGGTCACGATATCCGTGCCGACCACCGCGCAATCGACCGCAGCCTCACCCCCGGCGTTCGCAGCTTGCCGCGCCTGCCATACCGTCGTGAAGGGCGGCCGCAACGGCATCGGCCCGAACCTGTACGGCGTGGTCGGCCGTGCCGCCGCCGCGACACCCGGCTTCAACTATTCGGCTGCGCTGAAGGCGTCGAAGCTGCGCTGGGACGAGCAGACGCTCAACGAATATCTGACCGCACCCCAGAAGAAGGTGCCGGGCACGCGCATGCCGATCGCGACCCCCGATGCCGCCAAGCGTGCTGCGATCATCGCGTACCTGAAGGCGGAGGGCGCGAAGTGA
- a CDS encoding Gfo/Idh/MocA family oxidoreductase — MSRLRLGMAGGGEGAFIGAVHRMAAALDGDWDLVAGAFSTDGGRNTRTGELLGLDQQRVYRSLEALIAHERTLPADERIEALAIVTPNHLHAPMAIAALDAGFHVFCEKPMAMSVFEAEAIAAAAKASGRQFALAFTYSGYPMVEEARARVARGDFGAIRLVQVEYLQGWLSQPIDTDGNKQAEWRTDPARAGLGGCLGDIGTHAFQLAEHVSGLSVQSVSADLTTHVEGRRLDDDVNALLRFEGGARGVLKASQVAAGEENGLRLRIHGERGGLDWSQLEPNTLTLRWLDRPAEIVRTGGPGMLDATATLVRTPAGHPEGYIEAFANLYRAFASAIRSDSDKRWFPGVTDGLRTMRFIEAVIANAASDQKWTSVNPGENE, encoded by the coding sequence ATGAGCCGTCTCCGTCTCGGCATGGCCGGCGGCGGGGAGGGGGCCTTTATCGGCGCGGTCCACCGGATGGCGGCGGCGCTCGACGGCGATTGGGACCTGGTGGCGGGTGCGTTCAGCACCGATGGCGGGCGCAATACGCGCACCGGCGAGCTGCTCGGTCTCGATCAGCAGCGCGTCTACCGGTCGCTTGAAGCACTGATCGCGCACGAACGCACATTGCCCGCGGATGAGCGCATCGAAGCCCTAGCGATCGTCACGCCGAACCACCTCCACGCGCCTATGGCGATCGCCGCGCTCGACGCCGGCTTCCACGTGTTCTGCGAAAAGCCGATGGCGATGAGCGTCTTCGAGGCCGAGGCGATCGCCGCCGCCGCCAAGGCGAGCGGCCGCCAATTCGCGCTGGCGTTCACTTACAGCGGCTATCCAATGGTCGAAGAGGCACGCGCCCGCGTGGCCCGTGGCGATTTTGGCGCGATCCGGTTGGTGCAGGTGGAATATCTACAAGGCTGGCTCAGCCAACCAATCGACACCGACGGCAACAAGCAGGCCGAGTGGCGCACCGATCCCGCCCGCGCGGGGCTCGGCGGCTGCCTCGGCGACATCGGCACGCACGCGTTCCAGCTTGCCGAGCATGTCTCAGGCCTGTCGGTGCAATCGGTCTCTGCGGACCTCACCACGCATGTCGAGGGCCGCCGGCTCGACGACGACGTCAACGCACTGCTCCGCTTCGAGGGCGGCGCGCGCGGCGTGCTCAAGGCGAGTCAGGTCGCGGCGGGAGAGGAGAACGGGTTGCGGCTGCGCATCCACGGCGAACGCGGCGGGCTCGACTGGTCGCAGTTGGAGCCGAACACGCTGACATTGCGCTGGCTCGATCGTCCGGCCGAGATCGTACGGACCGGCGGGCCCGGCATGCTCGACGCCACCGCCACGCTGGTGCGGACCCCAGCGGGGCATCCCGAGGGCTATATCGAAGCCTTCGCCAACCTCTACCGCGCATTCGCCTCGGCGATCCGCAGTGATAGCGACAAACGCTGGTTTCCGGGCGTGACCGATGGCCTGCGTACGATGCGGTTCATCGAAGCGGTGATCGCCAACGCCGCATCGGACCAGAAATGGACTTCAGTAAATCCGGGAGAGAATGAATGA
- a CDS encoding sugar phosphate isomerase/epimerase, with protein MTGMKGPGIFLAQFLGDEAPFDTLDGLAEWAAGLGYVGVQIPCNAQLIDLKLAAESKTYCDDLRGSLAKRGIEVTELSTHLQGQLVAVHPAYDTLFDGFAPPEVHGKPAERQLWAVEQVKLAAKASANLGLSAHATFSGALAWPYVYPWPQRPAGLIEEAFAELARRWTPILDVFEEAGIDCAFEVHPGEDVHDGATWERFLTAVDNHPRARLLFDPSHFVLQQLDYLDFIDRYHDRISCFHVKDAEFNPNGRTGVYGGYENWVDRAGRFRSLGDGQVDFSGIFSKMAQYGYDGWAVLEWECALKRSDDGAREGAPFIRDHIIRLTEHPFDDFAASGIDRVAIRKLLGLSEEQA; from the coding sequence ATGACCGGCATGAAGGGCCCCGGGATATTCCTCGCCCAGTTCCTTGGCGACGAAGCGCCGTTCGACACGCTCGACGGTCTGGCGGAATGGGCGGCGGGGCTCGGCTATGTCGGCGTCCAGATCCCCTGCAACGCGCAACTGATCGACCTGAAGCTCGCCGCCGAGAGCAAGACCTATTGCGACGACCTTCGGGGTAGCCTTGCCAAGCGCGGCATCGAAGTCACCGAGCTGTCGACGCATCTGCAAGGACAGCTGGTTGCGGTCCATCCGGCGTATGACACGCTGTTCGACGGCTTCGCGCCCCCCGAGGTCCACGGCAAACCTGCCGAGCGCCAGCTCTGGGCGGTCGAGCAGGTGAAACTGGCGGCGAAGGCGAGCGCCAATCTCGGCCTGTCCGCGCATGCGACCTTCTCCGGCGCGCTGGCATGGCCGTACGTCTACCCCTGGCCGCAACGCCCCGCCGGGCTGATCGAGGAGGCGTTTGCCGAACTCGCGCGCCGGTGGACGCCGATCCTCGACGTTTTCGAGGAAGCTGGCATCGATTGCGCGTTCGAGGTGCATCCCGGCGAGGACGTCCATGACGGCGCGACCTGGGAGCGGTTCCTGACGGCCGTCGACAACCATCCGCGCGCGCGCCTCCTGTTCGATCCGTCGCATTTCGTGTTGCAGCAGCTCGACTATCTCGACTTCATCGACCGCTATCACGACCGGATCTCGTGCTTCCACGTCAAGGATGCCGAGTTCAACCCGAACGGTCGCACCGGCGTCTATGGCGGCTACGAGAACTGGGTCGATCGCGCCGGCCGGTTCCGCTCGCTCGGCGACGGGCAGGTCGATTTCTCCGGCATCTTCAGCAAGATGGCGCAATACGGCTATGACGGCTGGGCGGTTCTCGAATGGGAGTGTGCGCTCAAGCGGTCCGATGACGGCGCCCGCGAAGGTGCGCCGTTCATCCGCGATCACATCATTCGCCTGACCGAACACCCGTTCGACGACTTCGCCGCCAGCGGCATCGATCGCGTCGCTATCCGCAAGCTGCTCGGACTGTCGGAGGAGCAGGCATGA
- a CDS encoding MFS transporter — protein MAVADTAQYSTDVAQPGGLLTGRLSAMMFMQFFVWGAWTVTLGLVMQTVGIGNLIGNAFSVGPIASIVGSFLLGMAAARYVSPRMLMVILHLVGGVLLFVLPSLVTPENGGTFVWLLLCYMILYMPTVGLANTIALKSFGERTDKFPFVRAFGTLGWITAGLIIGSTGLSASPEIFRVAGVVSIALGLYSFTLPNVTADAPRDESVLRQVLCVEAFGLLRQRSFLIFMTCATLISIPLAMYYAYASPYVGATGINNVGGTLAIGQMSELVFMFSMPWLYRRFGVKPLLLVGMAAWALRYALFAIGDGGSSLWAVYLGVALHGVCYDFFFVAGAIYTGTIATPKGVNAQAQGMLTLFTYGVGMLLGSQIGALLYAQLPASPTIADWQHMWWYPAIAAAVIALLFQFTFRDDTRKIAA, from the coding sequence ATGGCCGTTGCGGACACTGCACAATATTCAACAGACGTCGCGCAGCCGGGTGGTCTGCTGACAGGCCGCCTGAGCGCGATGATGTTCATGCAGTTCTTCGTGTGGGGCGCCTGGACCGTCACGCTTGGCCTCGTCATGCAGACCGTGGGGATCGGCAACCTCATCGGCAACGCGTTCTCGGTCGGGCCGATCGCGTCGATCGTCGGGTCGTTCCTGCTCGGCATGGCGGCCGCACGGTATGTCAGCCCGCGGATGCTGATGGTCATCCTGCACCTAGTAGGCGGCGTGCTGTTGTTCGTTCTGCCGTCGCTGGTCACGCCGGAAAACGGCGGCACTTTCGTCTGGCTGCTGCTCTGCTACATGATCCTCTACATGCCGACGGTCGGTCTCGCGAACACGATCGCGCTGAAGAGCTTCGGCGAGCGGACCGACAAGTTCCCGTTCGTCCGTGCGTTCGGTACGCTCGGCTGGATTACGGCGGGTCTGATCATCGGCTCGACAGGGCTGTCCGCGAGCCCCGAGATCTTCCGCGTCGCAGGCGTGGTGTCGATCGCGCTCGGCCTCTACAGCTTCACGCTGCCGAACGTGACGGCGGATGCGCCCCGCGACGAGAGCGTGCTCCGCCAAGTGTTGTGCGTCGAGGCGTTCGGGTTGCTCCGCCAGCGCTCGTTCCTGATCTTCATGACCTGCGCGACGCTGATCTCGATCCCGCTGGCGATGTATTACGCCTATGCGTCGCCCTATGTCGGCGCGACCGGCATCAATAACGTCGGCGGCACGCTCGCGATCGGGCAAATGTCCGAACTCGTGTTCATGTTCTCGATGCCGTGGCTGTACCGCCGGTTCGGCGTGAAGCCGCTGCTGCTGGTCGGCATGGCGGCATGGGCGTTGCGCTACGCCTTGTTCGCGATCGGCGATGGCGGATCGTCGTTGTGGGCGGTGTATCTCGGCGTCGCCCTTCACGGCGTGTGCTATGATTTCTTCTTTGTCGCCGGCGCGATTTACACCGGCACGATCGCCACGCCGAAGGGTGTGAATGCGCAGGCGCAGGGCATGCTGACGCTGTTCACCTACGGTGTCGGGATGCTGCTCGGATCGCAGATCGGTGCGCTGTTGTATGCGCAATTGCCCGCATCGCCGACCATCGCCGACTGGCAGCATATGTGGTGGTATCCCGCGATCGCCGCGGCAGTGATCGCGCTGCTGTTCCAGTTCACGTTCCGCGACGACACCAGGAAGATCGCAGCATGA
- a CDS encoding LacI family DNA-binding transcriptional regulator, with protein MPTIIEVAALAGVSTATVSRVLSRPEQVSEETRRRVLQVVRESGYTPNVAARSLRTLRAAKILLTVPDISNAFFASVIRGAEEAARDAGYSVVVGDTRHDPEVEDQYADMLSRREVDGLIFLGHRLPASLAPLLSRKGTAAPIVNGCEYSADLGVPSVHIDNAAASADAIQHLIDLGHRKIGMITGPQISPISRDRLAGAIDAATRAGLRDSLSIRIGDYSAGSAIGHTRDLIDNDVTAIFCFSDEMAMGALSVIGDAGLKCPKDVSVIGFDDLPLARYFQPPLTTIAQPKGMIGRRTVDLLVDILRGVESPSQQVTLQHELVIRSSTAPPAVDL; from the coding sequence ATGCCGACGATCATCGAAGTGGCCGCTCTCGCAGGCGTCTCGACCGCCACGGTTTCGCGCGTTCTCAGCCGCCCCGAACAGGTGTCCGAAGAAACGCGGCGACGTGTCCTGCAGGTCGTTCGCGAGTCCGGCTACACGCCCAACGTCGCCGCACGCAGCTTGCGGACGTTGCGTGCCGCCAAGATCCTGCTGACCGTCCCCGACATCTCCAACGCGTTCTTCGCGAGCGTCATCCGTGGCGCCGAAGAAGCTGCACGTGACGCCGGCTATTCGGTCGTGGTCGGCGACACGCGGCACGATCCGGAGGTCGAGGACCAATATGCGGACATGCTCTCGCGCCGCGAAGTCGACGGGCTGATCTTCCTCGGCCACCGCCTGCCCGCCAGCCTCGCGCCATTGCTGTCGCGCAAAGGGACTGCGGCACCGATCGTCAACGGTTGCGAATACAGCGCCGACCTTGGTGTCCCCAGCGTCCACATCGACAACGCCGCCGCCAGCGCCGACGCGATCCAGCACCTGATCGACCTCGGCCACCGCAAGATCGGCATGATCACCGGCCCGCAGATCAGCCCGATCAGCCGCGATCGCCTCGCCGGCGCGATCGACGCCGCGACCCGCGCCGGCCTGCGCGACAGTCTCTCCATCCGGATCGGCGACTATTCCGCCGGCTCGGCCATCGGCCACACGCGCGACCTGATCGACAACGACGTCACCGCGATCTTCTGCTTCAGCGACGAGATGGCGATGGGCGCGCTCAGCGTGATCGGCGACGCAGGGCTCAAATGCCCGAAGGACGTCTCGGTGATCGGCTTCGACGATCTTCCCCTCGCGCGCTATTTTCAGCCCCCGCTGACGACGATCGCCCAACCCAAAGGCATGATCGGCCGCCGCACCGTCGATCTGCTCGTCGACATCCTCCGTGGCGTCGAAAGCCCTTCGCAGCAGGTTACACTCCAACACGAACTCGTGATACGCAGCAGCACCGCCCCCCCTGCTGTGGACCTTTGA
- a CDS encoding Crp/Fnr family transcriptional regulator, whose amino-acid sequence MLMLQRALLDANPAHPLLMKLEQHATLPPEDRDLLSRMLADIRTFDGRRDIIRVGDNPEFVHLVIDGWACRYSIVDDGQRQITAFLVPGDFCDAHIIMLGQMDHSIGALGQARVAFISKDLMAEVVERPGLTRALWWASLVDEGVLRAWLVNMGRRDASDRVAHLVCELHARLLSVGMGGNNTFEMPLTQEDLGDALGLSPVHINRVVRRLRERGLMTFSNRKIVIQDIEALKQEAGFNPRYLHLK is encoded by the coding sequence ATGCTGATGTTGCAACGTGCCCTCCTGGACGCCAACCCTGCGCACCCGCTGCTCATGAAGCTCGAGCAGCACGCGACGCTTCCGCCTGAGGACCGAGATTTGCTGAGCAGGATGCTGGCTGACATCCGGACGTTCGATGGCCGTCGTGATATTATCCGGGTCGGCGACAATCCCGAGTTTGTCCATCTAGTGATAGACGGATGGGCGTGCCGCTATTCAATTGTCGATGACGGTCAGCGACAGATCACCGCGTTCCTTGTCCCAGGCGATTTTTGTGATGCGCACATCATCATGCTCGGCCAGATGGATCATAGCATCGGTGCGCTGGGCCAAGCGAGGGTGGCGTTCATATCGAAGGATTTGATGGCCGAAGTCGTGGAGCGCCCAGGTCTCACGCGGGCATTGTGGTGGGCAAGCCTCGTCGATGAAGGGGTCTTAAGGGCTTGGCTCGTCAACATGGGGCGCAGGGACGCCTCCGACCGCGTCGCCCACCTCGTATGCGAGCTGCACGCCAGGTTACTTAGTGTTGGCATGGGCGGCAACAACACCTTCGAGATGCCCCTGACGCAAGAGGATCTCGGCGATGCCCTTGGTCTCAGCCCGGTTCACATCAACCGAGTTGTTCGACGCCTTCGGGAGCGCGGGCTCATGACGTTTTCAAACCGGAAGATCGTCATCCAGGATATCGAAGCGCTGAAACAAGAGGCCGGTTTCAATCCGCGTTACCTTCACCTGAAATAA